The following coding sequences are from one Arthrobacter sp. PvP023 window:
- a CDS encoding 3-hydroxyacyl-CoA dehydrogenase NAD-binding domain-containing protein has product MSAADFRKLADLFSDETVTHSYVQDIQLPASGGKPSPGTFALITLDNGLDHSKPTTLGPNTLVELGTVLEGLKDRAARGEIVGVGVTGKPYYLVAGADLSAVKSLNNRDHGLWMAQLGHDVYATLANLGVPSFAFINGVALGGGLEIALQSTYRTVSTGAGALALPESFLGLVPGWGGVYILPRLIGPENAVKVMIENPLSNNRTLTGPQAFGLGIADAMFEPADFVEQSLAWAAGVISGEAAPERPHAVEPSDPAVAERWTAAVAAGRAFVESRTSNASPAPAKVLDIMEANRTMSQSDSAALECETLAGLMQTDEFRSTVYAFLDLVQKRSKRPAGAPDRKLARPVTKVGVVGAGLMASQLALLFARQLKVPVVMTDIDQARVDKGVGYVHAEVDKMLAKKRISADAANRTKALVTGSVSKDAFADADFVIEAVFEELNVKKQVFAEVEAIVSPECILATNTSSLSVTAMAADLEHPERLVGFHFFNPVAVMPLLEIVRAPKTDDAVLATAFELAKGLKKTAVLVKDAAAFVVNRILLRLMGEVTAAFDEGTPAEVADNALRPMGLPMTPFTLGAMVGLPVAQHVQESLHTAFGDRFTVSQNLQKLIDNGVKSLWAPDKGPDGKPFIPAETLALLSFGTSPSTGEEVLRRTQDALAEEIGLMLDEGVVAAPEDIDLCMILGAGWPMFLGGITPYLDRVGASERVNGKRFLAPGVASAAAAA; this is encoded by the coding sequence ATGAGCGCCGCAGATTTCCGCAAGCTTGCCGATCTCTTCTCCGACGAGACAGTCACGCATTCGTATGTGCAGGACATCCAGCTTCCGGCATCCGGCGGCAAGCCAAGCCCGGGAACCTTCGCCCTGATCACCCTGGACAACGGGCTGGACCACTCCAAACCCACCACGCTGGGCCCGAACACGCTGGTGGAGCTGGGAACGGTCCTCGAGGGGCTCAAGGACCGTGCCGCCCGCGGCGAGATCGTGGGCGTCGGTGTCACCGGCAAGCCTTACTACCTGGTGGCCGGCGCGGACCTGTCGGCGGTCAAGTCCCTCAACAACCGGGACCACGGCCTCTGGATGGCCCAGCTGGGCCATGATGTCTATGCCACACTGGCCAACCTGGGCGTTCCCAGCTTCGCCTTCATCAACGGTGTGGCGCTGGGCGGCGGGCTGGAGATCGCACTGCAGTCCACCTACCGCACGGTGTCCACCGGCGCCGGCGCGCTGGCACTTCCCGAATCTTTCCTCGGGCTGGTGCCCGGCTGGGGAGGCGTCTACATCCTGCCGCGGCTGATCGGACCGGAAAACGCCGTCAAGGTGATGATCGAGAATCCGCTCAGCAACAACCGGACGCTCACCGGCCCCCAGGCCTTCGGTCTGGGAATTGCCGACGCCATGTTCGAACCTGCGGACTTCGTGGAACAGTCCCTGGCCTGGGCCGCGGGCGTCATCTCCGGTGAGGCAGCCCCGGAACGGCCCCACGCCGTCGAGCCCTCCGACCCGGCGGTTGCCGAGCGCTGGACGGCGGCCGTTGCCGCCGGGCGCGCCTTTGTGGAGTCCAGGACGTCCAATGCCTCACCCGCGCCGGCCAAGGTCCTGGACATCATGGAGGCCAACAGGACCATGAGCCAGTCGGACTCGGCAGCGCTCGAGTGCGAGACCCTGGCCGGCCTCATGCAGACCGACGAGTTCCGCTCCACGGTCTACGCGTTCCTGGACCTCGTGCAGAAGCGCTCCAAGCGCCCGGCCGGCGCACCTGACCGCAAACTGGCCCGGCCGGTGACCAAGGTGGGCGTGGTGGGCGCAGGCTTGATGGCCAGCCAGCTGGCCCTGCTCTTCGCCCGGCAGCTCAAGGTCCCCGTCGTGATGACGGACATCGACCAGGCCCGCGTGGACAAAGGCGTGGGCTACGTCCACGCTGAAGTGGACAAGATGCTGGCGAAGAAGCGGATCAGTGCCGACGCCGCCAACCGCACCAAGGCGCTGGTCACCGGATCGGTTTCCAAGGATGCTTTTGCCGACGCGGACTTCGTCATCGAGGCGGTGTTCGAGGAACTGAACGTCAAGAAGCAGGTGTTCGCCGAGGTGGAGGCGATTGTCTCCCCCGAGTGCATCCTGGCGACCAACACGTCCTCGCTGTCCGTGACGGCGATGGCTGCGGACCTGGAGCACCCGGAACGCCTGGTGGGATTCCACTTCTTCAACCCGGTGGCCGTGATGCCGCTCCTGGAGATCGTCCGCGCCCCCAAGACCGACGACGCCGTGCTGGCCACCGCGTTTGAGCTCGCCAAGGGGCTCAAGAAGACAGCGGTGCTGGTCAAGGACGCAGCGGCGTTCGTGGTCAACCGCATCCTGCTGCGCCTGATGGGCGAAGTGACCGCCGCGTTCGATGAAGGGACTCCGGCCGAGGTGGCGGACAATGCGCTGCGCCCCATGGGGCTGCCCATGACTCCGTTCACGCTTGGCGCTATGGTGGGCCTGCCCGTGGCGCAGCACGTCCAGGAGTCCCTGCACACCGCGTTTGGCGACCGCTTTACGGTTTCCCAGAACCTGCAGAAGCTCATCGACAACGGCGTCAAATCCCTCTGGGCGCCGGACAAGGGTCCGGACGGCAAGCCGTTCATTCCGGCGGAAACGCTGGCGTTGCTGTCTTTCGGCACGTCCCCCTCAACGGGTGAGGAGGTCCTCCGCCGGACGCAGGACGCGCTGGCCGAGGAAATCGGACTCATGCTGGATGAAGGCGTGGTGGCCGCACCGGAAGACATCGACCTCTGCATGATCCTCGGGGCAGGGTGGCCGATGTTCCTCGGCGGCATCACCCCCTACCTGGACCGGGTGGGAGCCTCAGAACGCGTCAACGGCAAGCGGTTCCTGGCGCCGGGGGTCGCGTCCGCAGCGGCGGCCGCCTAG